One Rhizoctonia solani chromosome 2, complete sequence DNA segment encodes these proteins:
- a CDS encoding CHAT domain protein, giving the protein MEKSIRNKQSIERGVERRPVQEEEVDFKNVLADLWYSVVKPVLDFLGYEKNVDETENMIRHVTWCPTGALSFLPLHAAGDYDRPRSRVFDYVISSYTPTLTALLSSVPRTLSSSRVLVIGQDATPGHQPLPGTAKELEYVVSHIKGRVEYLELFGDQATTTTVLEAMEQHEWVHLACHAHQNVQDPTDSGFFLHDGTLDLASINQRSFKSKGLAFLSACQTATGDEKLPDEAIHLASGMLMAGYSSVIATMWSVYDEDAPLVADRVYAQLMKDRRIGNGEAGKALHDAIAELRRKVGEKEFSRWVPYIHVGS; this is encoded by the exons ATGGAAAAGTCGATAAGGAATAAGCAATCGATCGAACGGGGAGTTGAGCGCCGGCCCGtacaagaggaagaagtggaTTTCAAAAATGTCTTGGCAGACCTCTGGTACAGCGTTGTGAAGCCAGTACTAGATTTCTTAGGATATG AGAAGAACGTTGATGAAACCGAAAATATGATCCGGCATGTAACATGGTGTCCTACTGGTGCATTGTCTTTCCTGCCATTGCATGCCGCCGGCGATTATGATCGGCCACGATCGCGAGTGTTTGACTACGTTATATCCTCCTACACCCCTACTCTTACTGCTCTACTCTCGTCAGTTCCCCGTACATTGAGCAGTTCCCGAGTACTTGTCATCGGGCAAGATGCCACGCCAGGTCACCAACCATTACCAGGAACTGCCAAGGAGCTCGAGTACGTTGTAAGCCATATAAAAGGGAGGGTCGAGTACTTGGAGCTATTTGGAGATCAAGCAACCACAACAACCGTGCTCGAAGCGATGGAACAACACGAATGGGTTCACCTCGCTTGCCATGCTCACCAGAACGTTCAGGACCCAACTGATAGCGGATTCTTTCTCCATGACGGCACCTTGGATCTGGCCTCGATCAACCAAAGATCGTTCAAAAGCAAAGGTCTGGCGTTCCTCTCGGCTTGTCAGACAGCGACGGGCGACGAGAAACTTCCTGACGAAGCTATTCACCTTGCTTCAGGCATGCTGATGGCTGGATACTCAAGCGTTATCGCCACGATGTGGTCGGTATATGATGAAGATGCACCCCTAGTAGCCGAtagggtatatgcgcagcTGATGAAAGACAGAAGGATTGGAAATGGAGAAGCAGGGAAGGCTCTACATGATGCGATTGCAGAGTTGCGACGCAAGGTTGGAGAAAAGGAGTTTAGCCGATGGGTACCTTATATCCATGTAGGCTCATAG
- a CDS encoding TPR-2 domain-containing protein, with translation MTPEVTQTYRGDTLRSESHTCLSRALELTPEGHPDLPRRHADLGASYGDRYRRLGVLADLDKAIEWDSSALDLTPEDHPDLSRRHAALGASYGDRYRRQGELEDLKKVVEYNSRALALTPDGHSEMPSRHAALGASYSDRYRRLGDLVDLEESIKCEHRALALTPDGHPELQFRHSALGASYSDRYRRLGELTDLEKTIECLSCALKLTPQGHPVLPRRHADLGASYTDRYRRLESSDTDLPRRYADLGVSHIDRYQRLGELDDMDKAIEYGTKALHLTPNGHPHLQMRHATLGVSYGDRYRRMGKITDLDNAVEHFFVPSTYSRGDRYRRLGELTDLENPSNVILVRSSLPPKAIRISRVAYRPRRGHLSAGLLLLNSLPRVTHFARRHADLGASYTDRYRHLDEPADLEKAIELDSRALSLTPEGHPDLPRRYAALGVSYGDRYERIGALSDLDKAIECHSNALSLTPDGHPHLSSRHYNWATSYHYRYQHT, from the exons ATGACCCCCGAGGTGACCCAGACTTACCGCGGCGACACGCTGCGCTCGGAGTCTCATACA TGTTTGTCTCGTGCGCTCGAACTCACACCGGAGGGCCATCCGGATTTGCCCCGTCGTCATGCTGATCTAGGGGCGTCATATGGCGATCGATATCGGCGCCTAGGCGTGCTTGCTGACCTTGACAAGGCGATTGAATGGGATTCTAGTGCACTCGATCTGACTCCCGAGGACCACCCAGACTTGTCACGCCGGCACGCTGCTCTAGGAGCGTCATACGGTGACCGATATCGACGTCAGGGCGAACTCGAGGACCTCAAAAAGGTAGTCGAATATAACTCTCGCGCACTCGCCCTCACTCCCGATGGTCACTCAGAGATGCCATCTCGACATGCCGCCCTAGGAGCCTCATATAGCGATCGATACCGACGCCTGGGAGACCTTGTTGACCTCGAAGAGTCGATCAAATGTGAGCATCGCGCACTGGCACTTACTCCCGATGGCCACCCAGAGTTGCAATTCCGGCATTCTGCTCTAGGAGCGTCATATAGCGATCGTTATCGACGCTTGGGCGAGCTCACCGACCTCGAGAAAACAATCGAATGTTTATCTTGTGCACTCAAGCTTACTCCCCAGGGTCACCCGGTACTACCACGCCGACATGCTGATCTGGGAGCCTCATATACTGACCGATATCGGCGCCTGGAGAGCTCG GACACTGATTTGCCACGCCGCTATGCTGATTTAGGAGTATCGCACATTGACCGATACCAACGCTTGGGAGAGCTCGATGACATGGACAAAGCGATCGAGTATGGGACCAAGGCACTCCATCTTACTCCTAACGGCCACCCACACCTGCAAATGCGCCATGCAACTCTTGGGGTTTCTTATGGCGATCGTTATCGACGCATGGGTAAAATAACCGACCTCGACAACGCAGTTGAACACTTCTTCGTGCCCTCAACTTACTCCAGAGG CGACCGATACCGACGCCTGGGCGAGCTTACTGACCTCGAGAATCCATCAAATGTAATTCTTGTGCGCTCAAGCTTGCCCCCGAAGGCCATCCGCATCTCCCGCGTGGCATACCGACCTAGGAGGGGT CACTTGAGTGCAGGTCTATTGCTCTTGAACTCACTCCCGAGGGTCACACACTTTGCACGCCGACATGCTGATCTAGGAGCATCATACACCGATAGGTATCGACACCTGGATGAACCTGCTGACCTTGAAAAGGCAATTGAACTGGACTCTCGTGCACTTTCACTTACCCCTGAAGGTCACCCAGACTTACCACGCCGGTATGCTGCTCTGGGGGTGTCATATGGGGATCGATACGAACGCATAGGTGCACTCTCCGATCTCGACAAAGCAATCGAATGTCACTCCAACGCACTTAGCCTGACTCCCGATGGTCATCCGCATTTATCTTCGCGACACTACAATTGGGCCACTTCATACCATTACCGATATCAGCACACATGA
- a CDS encoding F-box-like protein, which yields MSEVAIKSSCFNHSYNIEPSQLGSENGKIAINRLPPEILADIFFIGTDCDRGIWGSEPQIIGFQHTASHVCSHWRDVAISTPKLWNFIHIFGLPNEYTALYIARAGNTLLDVLVDMFKLVPFPNFPYNSSLSTKPTIKILQFLTRHGAGANRWRSLLVRFPESDLLPMFIGYLNNNSPAYLRLLHFECASWSFNQTDDTDQLILADDLEDIVRINPSHFLLGSSFQDCASPYSTGLTGLLRSNPQLESLSLQSGDFYRPNIQDHSTIQPVLLSALRSLYISAVDNATWVIHVLSTIKAPNLTQLTIQSFNRCVFGGNAREELVSYLAYGSNTSIGSGNWDSTYAPAYPSLKSFNTFHFPCRKKEFTDLMKSMPQITHLIARRKQAEWLSEAPWMVPTLELLEVPHICIDGAMKILRLRAEASTPIQSIKFQGGSIRLPTSCVKNFDSVGNCGNMMSQYEYHSHAITTEVTGDLKSVQQRLEDFSKEYEDRSEYDLEDNRRDEFFDGD from the exons ATGTCTGAGGTTGCTATCAAATCATCTTGTTTTAACCATTCCTACAATATAGAGCCCTCTCAGTTGGGAAGCGAAAATGGCAAGATCGCTATCAACAGGTTACCACCGGAAATCTTGGCAGACATATTTTTTATTGGGACAGACTGCGATCGCGGGATCTGGGGCTCTGAGCCGCAAATAATTGGCTTCCAACATACTGCTTCA CATGTTTGCAGCCATTGGCGTGATGTTGCTATTAGTACTCCAAAGTTATGGAATTTTATCCATATCTTTGGCCTTCCAAACGAATACACAGCTCTTTACATCGCCCGTGCTGGAAATACACTCCTTGATGTATTGGTTGACATGTTTAAGCTCGTCCCTTTCCCTAATTTTCCCTACAACTCGTctctaagcaccaagccgaCAATAAAAATCCTTCAGTTCTTGACTAGGCATGGGGCGGGGGCTAATCGCTGGCGGTCTCTGCTTGTTCGCTTCCCGGAATCGGATCTACTGCCTATGTTTATTGGCTACTTGAATAACAATTCACCGGCCTACCTACGCTTGCTCCATTTTGAATGTGCCAGCTGGAGCTTCAACCAAACGGACGATACAGATCAGCTAATATTGGCGGATGATTTGGAAGATATTGTCAGGATCAACCCATCCCACTTTTTACTTGGATCATCGTTCCAAGATTGCGC TTCCCCGTACTCGACTGGCCTTACAGGTCTGTTACGATCAAACCCTCAATTAGAGTCTTTATCTCTTCAAAGCGGAGATTTTTACCGTCCAAATATACAAGATCATTCCACAATACAGCCTGTGCTTTTATCGGCTCTCCGTTCGCTTTATATTAGTGCCGTCGATAACGCGACGTGGGTTATACACGTCCTCTCAACAATCAAGGCGCCAAATCTGAcccagctcaccatccagtCCTTTAATCGCTGTGTCTTTGGAGGCAATGCGCGCGAGGAACTTGTGTCCTATTTAGCCTATGGGAGCAACACTTCCATAGGTTCTGGCAATTGGGACTCAACCTATGCGCCGGCATATCCCTCCCTCAAAAGCTTTAACACTTTCCACTTTCCCTGTAGGAAAAAGGAGTTCACTGATTTGATGAAATCGATGCCACAAATCACTCACCTCATAGCTCGTAGAAAGCAGGCTGAATGGTTGAGTGAAGCCCCGTGGATGGTACCCACACTAGAGCTACTCGAGGTTCCTCATATCTGTATTGATGGGGCCATGAAAATCTTGCGTCTCAGAGCAGAAGCGAGTACTCCGATTCAATCAATCAAGTTCCAAGGAGGATCCATTCGACTGCCAACGTCGTGCGTGAAGAATTTTGACTCTGTTGGCAACTGTGGAAACATGATGTCCCAGTACGAATATCACAGCCATGCAATTACCACAGAGGTGACAGGTGATCTGAAAAGTGTTCAGCAACGATTGGAGGACTTCAGCAAGGAATACGAAGATCGGTCCGAGTACGATTTGGAAGACAATCGCCGCGACGAGTTTTTCGATGGCGACTAG